AAGGGATGAAATGAAAATCTTGGGGCAAATTGTAGGTTCTCATTCAACTTCCATCAAGCAATTAGGGTTGCAAATTGGCCAAATCTCGGCCACTTTCAACCAAAGACAAAAGGGTAAACTCCATAGTGATACGGTTGCAAATCTAAGGAATAATGGTGATAATAAATGCATTgcaatcactactaggagtggcaagACAATTAGGAGAGAGGCATTGGTGAAAGATGATGTAGCGGTAGATGATGAGAAAATGGTTAAAGAACCCATCGTTGTTGAGGAAGAAGTGACTCCAAAGAATAAGAGGGCTAGTATTGAAAAGCCCATTATTGTTGAAGACGGTCTGGAAATTGATGAAGCTTCAAAAGGCGAGGAAGCGGTAGAGAAGGTGCCAAGGGATTTACCGCCCGTTCCAAAGCCTCCATCTCCATTTCCTCAACGATTGGAAAAGAAAGCGGATGATGGAAAATATCTCAAGTTTATCGAGAGATTGAAAGGGTTTTCAACTAACATTCCCTTGGTGGAAGCACTAGAACAAATGCCTGGTGATGCAAAATTCATGAAAGATCTTGTAACTAAGAGGAGACATGCTAGTTTTGAAACGGTGGGAGTTACACATCATTGTAGCTCTATTGTGATGAAGGCTTTGGTTCAAACGAAGGAAGATCTGGGAGATTTCACCATTCCTTGCACAATTAGGATGTATAAATTTGCCAAAGCACTATGTGATCTTAGAGTAAGCATTAACTTGATGCC
The sequence above is a segment of the Lycium barbarum isolate Lr01 chromosome 6, ASM1917538v2, whole genome shotgun sequence genome. Coding sequences within it:
- the LOC132643762 gene encoding uncharacterized protein LOC132643762 encodes the protein MEDMLSRVLKKVESTDSFCKETRDEMKILGQIVGSHSTSIKQLGLQIGQISATFNQRQKGKLHSDTVANLRNNGDNKCIAITTRSGKTIRREALVKDDVAVDDEKMVKEPIVVEEEVTPKNKRASIEKPIIVEDGLEIDEASKGEEAVEKVPRDLPPVPKPPSPFPQRLEKKADDGKYLKFIERLKGFSTNIPLVEALEQMPGDAKFMKDLVTKRRHASFETVGVTHHCSSIVMKALVQTKEDLGDFTIPCTIRMYKFAKALCDLRVSINLMPLAIFNKLGLGTPRPTTMRLLMSDRTVKKPVGILYNVLVRVD